One stretch of Ammospiza nelsoni isolate bAmmNel1 chromosome 21, bAmmNel1.pri, whole genome shotgun sequence DNA includes these proteins:
- the EVI2A gene encoding protein EVI2A, with the protein MAACIPGANICTKKSYCQRTKYLKHPRSVNYILARGLNRKMQTTRCSNPGLAFPVMIIFSLWLQTSANHTGYPHLREETWSPISQNLSENQNRTEASTNSPLSLNFSSQTTPSEMQSTLPSSSSTMAQNSTSSRAKIRSTLPSFSSTTTQNLISPAPSAVSTTGGLEKSNKPKSPMTKETCEDNKSLILICFIIIAVLVLICISLFLSTVIAANKISYLKRAQQGKRRPRSNGDLLATNSLWPTAAGTWQRMPKETSGTELIMQELVSGRDAVNQRKTEDETIEKLTKAAENEQESKEPSQSHKPILTNFVVEI; encoded by the exons ATGGCTGCCTGCATCCCAGGAGCAAATATATGCACAAAGAAATCTTATTGCCAAAGGACTAAATATCTGAAACATCCACGTTCTGTCAACTACATCTTGGCAAG GGGACTCAACAGGAAGATGCAGACAACGAGATGCAGTAACCCAGGCCTGGCCTTTCCTGTCATGATCATCTTCTCCCTGTGGCTGCAAACAAGTGCAAACCACACAGGCTACCCTCACCTCAGAGAAGAAACCTGGAGTCCCATCAGCCAAAACCTCAGTGAGAATCAGAACAGGACAGAAGCAAGCACAAATTCTCCTCTGAGCCTCAATTTCAGCAGCCAAACAACTCCTTCTGAAATGCAAAGTACCctgccatcctcctcctccacaaTGGCCCAAAATTCAACATCTTCCCGTGCCAAAATACGAAGTACCCTGCCATCCTTCTCCTCCACAACGACTCAAAATTTGATTTCCCCTGCCCCAAGTGCAGTTTCCACCACAGGAGGATTAGAGAAAAGCAATAAACCCAAGAGCCCAATGACCAAAGAAACCTGTGAAGACAATAAGTCTCTCATACTGATTTGCTTCATTATCATTGCAGTTCTTGTGCTCATCTGCATCTCCCTGTTTCTGTCCACAGTCATAGCAGCCAACAAAATCTCCTATCTGAaaagagcccagcagggcaAACGCAGGCCCAGGAGCAATGGGGACCTCCTGGCCACCAACAGCCTGtggcccacagcagcaggaacgTGGCAGAGGATGCCCAAGGAGACAAGTGGAACTGAGCTGATAATGCAGGAGCTGGTATCAGGGAGGGATGCTGTGAACCAAAGGAAAACTGAAGATGAAACTATTGAGAAACTcaccaaagcagcagaaaatgaacAAGAAAGCAAAGAACCATCCCAGTCACACAAACCCATCTTAACCAATTTTGTAGTTGAGATTTAA
- the OMG gene encoding oligodendrocyte-myelin glycoprotein yields MEYQILNTSTCLLVLLVFIPTGLGICPSSCKCSGNDRNVDCSGRNLTVLPQGLQDNLTYLNLSFNQFVDLDHQLTRFTNLRTLDISNNWLKNVPAHLPKSLWELYATNNNIKVLQKLDTAYQWNLRVLDISRNMVERAVLINNTLSSLKFLNLSSNKLWTVPTNMPYNIETVDLSNNFLSQILPGTLVRLQHLTSLYLHNNKFSYIPDKAFDQLSQLQVITLYNNPWSCSDNQTIPYVLQWVQSTAARVLGAPCAEQPWASTGPAPGQPTALDSSPMIKGTKAADREASAAAPEPTKVTKTHKQLKAKEVPPLGSQSPPALFPGTDSPDGPQEAAATRTILVQDSTEGNASLAPATGSSTTPMTLSITSGMPTNYSKMPQSTTATLRKEEATPSVPSRASRWPMGLLCLALLHALALAMD; encoded by the coding sequence ATGGAATACCAGATATTGAATACATCTACCTGTCTGCTGGTCCTTCTGGTTTTCATACCCACTGGTTTGGGTATCTGTCCTTCTAGCTGTAAGTGCTCAGGAAACGACAGGAATGTGGACTGTTCAGGCAGAAACTTAACTGTACTGCCCCAGGGACTTCAAGACAACCTTACATATTTAAACCTGTCCTTTAACCAGTTTGTAGATCTCGATCATCAGCTAACGAGGTTCACCAATCTGAGGACCCTTGATATTTCAAATAATTGGCTCAAGAATGTTCCTGCTCATCTGCCCAAGTCCTTATGGGAATTATATGCCACAAACAACAACATTAAAGTTCTTCAGAAACTTGATACAGCTTACCAGTGGAATCTTAGAGTGCTCGATATTTCCAGGAATATGGTGGAAAGAGCTGTCCTGATCAACAACACACTGAGCAGTCTCAAGTTTCTCAATCTCAGCAGCAACAAACTTTGGACAGTTCCAACCAATATGCCCTACAACATAGAGACAGTGGATCTATCCAATAACTTCTTGTCCCAGATACTCCCAGGAACACTGGTGAGACTGCAACACCTCACAAGCCTCTACCTGCACAACAACAAGTTCTCATACATTCCTGACAAAGCCTTTgaccagctctcccagctgcaggtaATAACTCTGTACAACAACCCCTGGTCGTGCAGCGATAACCAAACCATCCCTTACGTGCTGCAGTgggtgcagagcacagctgcccGTGTGCTGGGGgccccctgtgctgagcagccctgggcgAGCACCGGGCCAGCCCCGGGCCAGCCCACGGCCCTGGACTCCAGCCCCATGATCAAAGGCACCAAGGCAGCCGACAGGGAGGCTTCTGCCGCGGCACCCGAGCCCACCAAAGTGaccaaaacacacaaacaacTGAAAGCCAAGGAAGTTCCTCCCTTGGGGAGCCAAAGCCCCCCGGCCCTGTTCCCCGGCACGGACTCCCCTGATGGCCCCCAGGAGGCCGCGGCCACCCGCACAATCCTCGTCCAGGACTCCACCGAGGGCAACGCCAGCCTGGCCCCGGCCACGGGATCCTCCACCACTCCCATGACTTTAAGCATCACCAGTGGAATGCCAACTAACTACTCCAAGATGCCTCAAAGCACAACCGCTACCTTAAGGAAGGAGGAGGCCACGCCAAGCGTGCCCTCCCGCGCCAGCCGCTGGCcgatggggctgctctgcctggcactgctgcacgccctggccctggctaTGGACTAA
- the EVI2B gene encoding protein EVI2B: MARHQVMLAVFCGEIWSSLSAAAPQHAARTESHMCPSATSPRADSLLLRHLQATVPSPQQAATEPQAFPGEEEAGDGSWVAALILGSILIGMALAITVILLWKCCLRPPQAQSHWAGRSPFADGDTSDLCMEPDPGTKRSSVLFMLPWRLKQGTNLQEDPTVSENPPQHTRSAENGQPPPPAAGCSGASSAPAPEQEPANAAAECCPPPDPPPECSDLPPPPDWLREPAEEPGSDPSKHSALHLEAEEPQPSPPEPLIQEIHETLPQPEHPL, encoded by the coding sequence ATGGCCAGACACCAGGTCATGCTGGCTGTGTTCTGTGGGGAGATCTGGAGCtccctgtctgcagcagcacctcagcacgCTGCCAGGACTGAAAGCCACATGTGCCCCAGTGCCACGAGCCCCAGGGCAGACAGCCTCCTCCTGCGCCACCTGCAAGCGACTGtgcccagcccacagcaggctgccacagagccccaggccttcccaggggaggaggaggccGGGGATGGCAGCTGGGTGGCAGCGCTGATCCTCGGCAGCATTCTGATCGGGATGGCGCTGGCCATTACGGTGATTCTCctgtggaaatgctgcctgAGGCCTCCTCAGGCCCAGTCCCACTGGGCAGGCCGCTCCCCCTTCGCCGATGGGGACACCTCAGACCTCTGCATGGAGCCTGACCCCGGCACCAAGCGCTCTTCTGTCCTATTTATGCTGCCTTGGAGACTGAAACAAGGCACAAACTTGCAGGAGGACCCGACTGTCTCAGAGAACCCACCCCAGCACACTCGCAGTGCTGAGAACGGGCAGCCGCCTCCGCcggccgcgggctgctccggagccagctctgcccctgccccagagcaggagccagcCAACGCTGCAGCTGAGTGCTGCCCTCCCCCAGACCCTCCGCCCGAGTGCTCCGACCTGCCACCACCCCCCGACTGGCTCAGGGAACCCGCTGAGGAGCCCGGCTCAGACCCCAGCAAGCACTCGGCACTTCACTTGGAAGCGGAGGAACCACAGCCCTCACCACCTGAGCCACTGATCCAGGAGATCCATGAAACACTGCCCCAGCCTGAACACCCTTTGTAG